The stretch of DNA CGGCGAACGGATCAAGGGAAAAGCCTTGCTGCACCAGTGTCATCAGCCCGTTGATCGATTTTCTCATGTCTGTATGCCCGCAGCACAGGTACACGGGTTTTCCGGCGAACCGCATCACAGCGATTTCATCATCCGGC from Hydrogenispora ethanolica encodes:
- the tnpB gene encoding IS66 family insertion sequence element accessory protein TnpB, which produces MRFAGKPVYLCCGHTDMRKSINGLMTLVQQGFSLDPFA